The Brevibacterium atlanticum genome segment CGTGGCGCGTGTGCTGGCGAAGCAGGCCGATGACATGCACACCACGGAGATCCCCGATCACGTGTACGAGGGGTTGAAGTCCTCGCAGGTCACCGATGTCCACATCTTCGGTCGCCGCGGCCCGGCGCAGGCGAAGTTCACGCCTCTGGAACTTCGCGAACTCGGTCACGTCAAGGATGTCGACATCATCGTCTACCCCGAAGACTTCGAGTTCGACGAAGGGTCCATGGAAGCCATCGAGTCGAGCAATCAGGTCAAGCAGGTGGCGAAGACCCTCACCGACTTCACGATGCGTGAGCCCACTGGAGCCAAGCGCCGACTCCACCTGCACTTCCTCCACGCACCGGTGGCCATCCTCGGCGAGGATCGGGTGGAGGGTCTGCGCACCGAACGCATGGAACTCGACGGATCCGGCGGGGTCACTGGCACCGGAGCCTTCCACGACTGGGAGCTCGATGCGGTCTACCGTGCGGTCGGCTATGCCGGCACTGAACTGCCGCAGCTGCCCTTCGACGACCGCAAGCGCGTGATCCCCAACCACGAGGGCCGAGTCGTCGATGCCGATGATCAGACGCAGGCCGCCGAGGCCGATGTGGTCCAGGGCGTCTACGCCACCGGTTGGATCAAGCGCGGACCCGTCGGGCTGATCGGGCACACGAAGGGCGATGCGCTGGAGACGATCGGGCATGTCTTCGCCGACCGTGAGGCCGGAGCACTCACCGAGCCGGTGTACCCCGACGAGTCGGCGATCGTCGACCTGCTGGAGTCCAAGGGCATCGACTACGTCGACTGGGAGGGCTACCACCGCGTCGAGGCCGCTGAGAAGGCCGCCGGCGAGGCCGAGGGCCGCGAACGGATCAAGCTCGCCACCCGCGAGGCGATGCTGGCAGAGGCCCGTGGCAACGTCACTTCGGAGTCGGTTGGGCAGGCGGCCTCCGGCCACTGAGCCTCTCCGAACGTCCCGCCCCGGCAGTGCTGAGCCGCACCGGTGGCGGAACACCCTGCCGCCTGCGGCACACCGCACCGTCCGCGGCGGCAGCATCCCTCACCGGTCGCCGCACGTCCTACCGCTCGCGGCATCTCCTCCAGGTGCACCGGGGTGACGAGTCGCTGCCGGTGTGGGATGGTCCCGACGCGTAGAGTCGGAAACGTCCACTGCGCACCGGTGTGCGCGCCGAAAACAGGCAGGGAGGCCCCGTGAGCCAAGAATCGGAGCTGAGAACGGTCGTCGAACGCGCCTACGTCGAACGACTCGATGCCTGGCAGACGGCGGCCGTGCGGATCAAACACTGGCTCAAGGAGCAGCAGAAGGGCCTGCTCAAGGACAAGGACATCTCCCGCCTCGACGTCGACGGGCACCGGATCAAGGATGCTGCGAGGACGCTGGCCAAGCTGACCGAGAAGTTCGATGAGGATCCGCAGCTGGAAGTCCGCGACACCGACGACGTCGAGGACCAGATCCGCGACATCGTCGGCATCAAGGTGCTGTGCAAGTCCCCACGTGACCAGAAGATGATGTTCGAGGCTCTGCGCGACCCCGAACAGCTCGGCTCCTTCGACCTCATCGAGTCGCGGGACTACACGAATCCTCCGAAGGCCAGCGGCTACCGAGCCTGCCACGTCATTCTTCGCATCCCCTCTGACCAGGGGCAACCCGTCTTCGCTGAAATCCAGGTCAAGACCCGGCTTCAGGATGCCTGGAGCGAACTGACCCATGAGGACATGTACAAACCGGGCGCCGCGATGAAGCCGAGCAAGCTGCACGGGGAATTCGCCCGGGCGATGGCGAATATGCTCGCCACCGTCGATGACATGGCCGACACTCTGGCCGTCGAGCTCACTGCACTGACCGATCCCGAACACGAACTCGATCCGGTGGCGGTGCGTGAGCAGCAGAGTGCGATCGACGTCCGAGTGCGTGCCACGGGACCCAAATACGCCTTGGCCGTCGACAGTTCGGGACGGCAGGGCCTCATCCCGGCCTTCGCTGTGCGCAAACTCAGCGAGACGAAGGGCACCATCAAGGTCAACGACTTCATCGCCGTCGACGATCGCCTGCGGGTCAGTGTGGAAGAGGACTCGAAGGGCCTGTACTACATTCCCCTCGAACTGCCCCGACGCCACGAATGAACCGCGGCAAGGATCGGGCATCGCCGTGAGCTGAGCCGTGTCCGGGGCCCAGGATCAGTCTCCCCACGCCGAGGTGGCCCGCCCGTCCGTGGCGATGTCGTCGATGAGGTCGGCCAAGCCGGCCGGGTCCTCCAGATGTGCCATGTGTCCTTGGCCTTCCAGCACGTGAGTGCGGGCCCCCGGGAATTCGTTCCAAGACATCGGCGAATGAGGTCCCATAGGGCGCCTCGCCGAGGTTCTCACCGCCGACGATGAGATCGATCAGACCGATGCGCGCTCCATATTCCGCGGGCGGTTCCATGAGGTTGATGGCCTCGGTCTCGAGGTAAAGCGGATGTGCGAGCTCTGTGAGCGCGTTCCATGACCGGCGGTTCGATCGCAGCTCTCGGACGTGGGACTCGTCGAATCCGGAGATGTCGCGATTGACGATCTCGACGATTCGATCCCAGTCCTCGGCCGTATATGCGTCGCGCAGCACAGGGAGAGCGTCGGCGCCGAATGGGCGCTCGACGGGTTCGTATGCGATGAGGCGGTCGAGGTCGAAGCGGTTGCCGGCGTGCAGCGCAATGAGTGCACCGTAGCTCCACGCGACGACGGACCGAGAGCCGAGGTGCGCGAGCACATCAGCGAGGTCGTCCACTTCCATCTCCAGGGAATAGGTCTCCGGCAGAGGTGCCGATGGTCGTCGTCCGCGGCGATTGATGACGGCGACGCTCGTCCACGTTCGAATGGCCCGGGCGACCTTTCGCCATGCATGCGCATCGCTCATCACTCCCGGGAGGATGACGACCGGTGTCTGCTCGC includes the following:
- a CDS encoding FAD-dependent oxidoreductase, whose product is MTRPFRVAIVGAGPAGIYAADLMTKAERDFELSIDLFDRLPTPFGLVRYGVAPDHPRIKGIINALIKVLDRGDIRLFTNVEYGVDLHLEELTDRYDAVIFSTGCFVDAALDLPGVDLPGSYGAADFVNWYDSHPDVGQTWPLDAERVAVIGNGNVALDVARVLAKQADDMHTTEIPDHVYEGLKSSQVTDVHIFGRRGPAQAKFTPLELRELGHVKDVDIIVYPEDFEFDEGSMEAIESSNQVKQVAKTLTDFTMREPTGAKRRLHLHFLHAPVAILGEDRVEGLRTERMELDGSGGVTGTGAFHDWELDAVYRAVGYAGTELPQLPFDDRKRVIPNHEGRVVDADDQTQAAEADVVQGVYATGWIKRGPVGLIGHTKGDALETIGHVFADREAGALTEPVYPDESAIVDLLESKGIDYVDWEGYHRVEAAEKAAGEAEGRERIKLATREAMLAEARGNVTSESVGQAASGH
- a CDS encoding GTP pyrophosphokinase, with protein sequence MSQESELRTVVERAYVERLDAWQTAAVRIKHWLKEQQKGLLKDKDISRLDVDGHRIKDAARTLAKLTEKFDEDPQLEVRDTDDVEDQIRDIVGIKVLCKSPRDQKMMFEALRDPEQLGSFDLIESRDYTNPPKASGYRACHVILRIPSDQGQPVFAEIQVKTRLQDAWSELTHEDMYKPGAAMKPSKLHGEFARAMANMLATVDDMADTLAVELTALTDPEHELDPVAVREQQSAIDVRVRATGPKYALAVDSSGRQGLIPAFAVRKLSETKGTIKVNDFIAVDDRLRVSVEEDSKGLYYIPLELPRRHE